A single window of Effusibacillus pohliae DSM 22757 DNA harbors:
- a CDS encoding transposase, with protein sequence MTHFHLTLSAEELHQLLTTHGKLAPSLMQSFLNQLLQKQASEQIQAEPYERTHERTTYRNG encoded by the coding sequence ATGACTCACTTCCATCTTACCCTTTCCGCAGAAGAATTACACCAACTGCTTACAACACATGGCAAACTGGCTCCATCTCTCATGCAGTCGTTTTTGAACCAACTCTTACAGAAGCAAGCATCGGAGCAGATCCAAGCGGAACCCTACGAGCGAACCCATGAACGCACCACGTATCGCAACGGCA